A stretch of Brassica napus cultivar Da-Ae chromosome C6, Da-Ae, whole genome shotgun sequence DNA encodes these proteins:
- the LOC106405201 gene encoding sugar transport protein 9: protein MAGGAFVSEGSGGGSYEGGVTGFVIMTCIVAAMGGLLFGYDLGISGGVTSMEEFLSKFFPEVDRQMHNARRETAYCKFDNQLLQLFTSSLYLAALVSSFAASAVTRKYGRKISMFVGGVAFLIGSLFNAFATNVAMLIIGRLLLGVGVGFANQSTPVYLSEMAPAKIRGALNIGFQMAITIGILIANLINYGTSQMARNGWRVSLGLAAVPAVVMVIGSFVLPDTPNSMLERGKYEQAREMLQKIRGADNVDEEFQDLCDACESAKKVEHPWKNIFQEAKYRPALVFCSMIPFFQQFTGINVIMFYAPVLFKTLGFADDASLISAVITGVVNVVSTLVSIYAVDRYGRRLLFLEGGIQMIICQIIVGSLIGAKFGTTGSGTLTPATADWVLAFICIYVAGFAWSWGPLGWLVPSEICPLEVRPAGQAINVSVNMFFTFLIGQFFLTMLCHMKFGLFYFFGGMVLIMTIFIYFLFPETKGVPIEEMGRVWKAHPFWKRYVPDDAVIGGSGETYVKEV, encoded by the exons ATGGCTGGAGGAGCATTTGTATCAGAGGGTAGTGGAGGAGGAAGCTATGAAGGTGGGGTAACCGGTTTTGTCATCATGACATGTATTGTGGCCGCCATGGGAGGTCTCCTCTTCGGTTACGACCTTGGAATCTCAG gagGAGTAACATCAATGGAGGAGTTTCTAAGCAAGTTTTTCCCGGAGGTTGATAGGCAAATGCACAATGCTAGACGCGAGACTGCTTACTGCAAATTCGACAACCAGTTACTCCAGTTGTTCACTTCCTCACTCTACCTCGCGGCTCTCGTCTCTTCCTTTGCAGCTTCAGCTGTCACAAGGAAGTACGGACGCAAAATCTCCATGTTTGTTGGAGGTGTTGCTTTCCTCATTGGTTCTCTGTTCAACGCATTTGCAACAAACGTTGCAATGCTCATCATCGGTAGATTATTGCTTGGAGTTGGTGTTGGGTTCGccaatcag TCTACACCGGTTTACCTCTCAGAGATGGCTCCTGCCAAGATCAGAGGAGCGCTAAACATAGGATTTCAAATGGCGATTACTATTGGAATCTTGATAGCAAACCTAATCAACTACGGAACATCTCAAATGGCTAGGAACGGATGGAGAGTGTCTTTAGGTCTAGCTGCTGTTCCAGCAGTTGTAATGGTTATTGGATCTTTTGTCTTGCCAGACACGCCAAACTCAATGCTCGAGAGAGGCAAGTACGAACAAGCTCGAGAGATGTTGCAGAAGATTCGTGGAGCTGATAACGTCGACGAGGAGTTTCAAGATCTTTGTGATGCTTGTGAGTCTGCTAAAAAAGTGGAGCATCCGTGGAAGAACATCTTCCAAGAAGCTAAATACAGACCAGCACTTGTGTTCTGTTCTATGATTCCTTTCTTCCAGCAGTTCACTGGTATCAATGTGATCATGTTCTACGCTCCTGTTCTGTTCAAAACTCTAGGTTTCGCAGATGATGCCTCGCTCATCTCCGCGGTTATTACCGGTGTGGTCAATGTTGTTTCCACCCTTGTCTCCATCTATGCGGTTGACAGGTATGGAAGAAGGCTCCTCTTCCTTGAAGGTGGCATTCAAATGATCATTTGCcag ATCATTGTCGGTAGCTTGATCGGTGCGAAGTTTGGAACCACAGGATCAGGGACCTTGACACCTGCAACTGCAGATTGGGTACTAGCTTTCATATGCATATATGTTGCAGGGTTTGCATGGTCATGGGGTCCATTGGGATGGTTAGTACCAAGTGAGATCTGTCCATTGGAAGTAAGACCAGCAGGACAAGCCATCAATGTTTCTGTCAACATGTTCTTCACTTTCCTCATTGGACAGTTCTTCCTGACGATGCTTTGCCACATGAAGTTTGGTCTCTTCTACTTCTTTGGAGGAATGGTTCTGATCATGACCATCTTTATCTACTTCTTGTTTCCGGAGACAAAGGGGGTTCCTATTGAAGAGATGGGAAGGGTGTGGAAGGCGCATCCGTTCTGGAAACGTTACGTACCAGATGATGCTGTTATTGGAGGAAGTGGAGAGACCTATGTCAAGGAGGTTTAA
- the LOC106406604 gene encoding thioredoxin X, chloroplastic yields the protein MDCIVSSSTVLIRSHLTPIRSASSVSAKPLSSAQVTSFAANRHTLSFKSDYKRIRAFSTSASTIRCGGIKEIGESEFTSTVLESDRPVLVNFVATWCGPCKLVYPATEALSQEYGDRLTIVKIDHDANPNLIAEYKVYGLPHFILFKDGKEVAGSRREGAITKAKLKEYIDGLLTSISVA from the exons ATGGATTGTATTGTCTCCAGCTCGACGGTTCTTATCCGATCACATCTCACTCCAATTCGCTCAGCTTCCTCCGTATCCGCCAAACCTCTGAGCTCAGCACAGGTCACATCCTTCGCTGCTAACCGCCACACACTCTCGTTCAAGTCCGATTACAAAAGAATCAGAGCATTCTCCACTAGCGCGTCTACGATAAGATGCGGCGGAATCAAGGAGATAGGGGAGAGTGAGTTTACCAGCACGGTTCTTGAATCGGACCGGCCGGTTCTGGTTAATTTCGTCGCCACGTGGTGCGGTCCCTGCAAGTTGGTCTATCCAGCCACGGAAGCTTTATCTCAG GAGTATGGTGACAGGTTGACGATTGTGAAGATTGATCACGACGCGAATCCGAATTTGATAGCAGAGTACAAGGTTTATGGTTTACCGCATTTTATACTCTTTAAGGACGGTAAGGAAGTTGCAGGTAGCAGAAGGGAAGGTGCGATTACTAAAGCTAAGCTTAAGGAGTACATTGATGGTCTCTTGACCTCTATATCCGTTGCTTAA